From the genome of Desulfobaculum xiamenense, one region includes:
- a CDS encoding protein-disulfide reductase DsbD family protein — MRHTAHARHRILFALLAATLLTLAPALSAHAAQDQPVTMQWEVYHAATDDSDILAVLWFTPAEGFHAYANPSGDTGLPTTLTLAPLPDGSEPVVLYPPGTEERDIFEKDKTVFILEGRTPIFVHIPRSATGMQDAALAGSLRMLLCSATSCWPVERTVRLDIGTLSASTLTRAEDAPWWPRYLEAAGSRMPDEPSPSLTLAAPAGESPLSALHLEPRYTNPGLEVTGLGKAVLLALIAGFILNFMPCVLPVVSLKISALMGGAGEADEALRIRRFREHNIFFSLGILLYFGLLAALFSSLELAWGEVFQHPDIVLGATAVVFALSLSLFGVFDLPVIDLKTGQGPDNPRMQALFTGMLATLLATPCSGPFLGGVLGWVLMQPPLTIATVFASIGLGMASPFLAMAARPGLARRFPRPGAWTGYLETGVGLFLVATCIYLLGILPEQRLPGALVYLWVIAVAAWIWGRWTNLSQTARRRWSIRALAVALVVAAWPLIMRPAEPTPWTGFDESRFMETLGTAPILVDFTAEWCPNCKALEKTTLSPDNLRRWAERWDLHLVQADLTEPNPAASALLQKLGSQSIPVVAIFPPGENARRPIVLRDLFTPAQMDEALKDALETP, encoded by the coding sequence GCAGCCACCCTCCTCACACTCGCACCCGCACTTTCCGCGCATGCCGCGCAGGACCAGCCCGTCACCATGCAATGGGAAGTCTACCACGCCGCCACGGACGACTCCGACATCCTCGCGGTGCTGTGGTTTACCCCGGCGGAGGGCTTCCATGCCTACGCCAACCCCTCCGGCGACACGGGCCTGCCCACCACGCTCACCCTCGCCCCGCTGCCCGACGGAAGCGAGCCGGTGGTGCTGTATCCGCCCGGCACCGAGGAGCGCGACATCTTCGAGAAGGACAAGACCGTCTTCATCCTCGAAGGACGCACGCCCATCTTCGTACACATTCCGCGAAGCGCCACGGGCATGCAGGACGCGGCCCTTGCAGGTTCGCTGCGCATGCTCCTGTGCTCCGCCACGAGTTGCTGGCCCGTGGAACGCACAGTCCGCCTCGATATTGGCACGCTGTCCGCCTCCACCCTGACCCGCGCCGAGGACGCGCCATGGTGGCCCCGCTATCTCGAAGCCGCAGGTTCACGCATGCCGGACGAGCCCTCCCCGTCGCTGACCCTCGCGGCACCGGCAGGGGAATCCCCCCTCTCGGCCCTGCACCTCGAACCGCGCTACACAAATCCGGGGCTTGAGGTCACAGGCCTCGGCAAGGCCGTGCTTCTCGCGCTCATCGCGGGTTTCATCCTCAACTTCATGCCCTGCGTGCTACCGGTGGTGAGTCTCAAAATCTCGGCGCTCATGGGCGGCGCGGGCGAGGCCGACGAAGCGCTTCGCATCCGCCGCTTCCGCGAGCACAACATCTTCTTCTCCCTCGGCATCCTGCTCTATTTCGGACTGCTCGCCGCGCTCTTCAGTTCCCTCGAACTGGCGTGGGGGGAAGTCTTCCAGCACCCGGACATCGTCCTCGGCGCGACGGCGGTGGTCTTCGCCCTGTCGCTCTCGCTGTTCGGCGTGTTCGACCTTCCAGTCATAGACCTCAAGACGGGACAGGGACCGGACAATCCGCGCATGCAGGCGCTCTTCACCGGCATGCTGGCCACGCTCCTCGCCACGCCGTGCAGCGGGCCGTTCCTCGGCGGCGTACTCGGCTGGGTGCTCATGCAGCCGCCGCTGACCATCGCCACGGTCTTCGCCAGCATCGGCCTCGGCATGGCGTCGCCCTTCCTCGCCATGGCCGCACGGCCCGGACTGGCCCGGCGCTTCCCAAGGCCCGGCGCATGGACGGGATACCTCGAAACGGGTGTGGGCCTCTTCCTCGTGGCCACCTGCATCTATCTGCTCGGCATCCTCCCGGAACAGCGGCTGCCCGGCGCACTGGTCTACCTATGGGTCATCGCCGTGGCCGCGTGGATATGGGGCCGCTGGACGAACCTCTCGCAGACGGCCCGCAGACGCTGGAGCATCCGCGCGCTGGCCGTGGCTCTCGTCGTCGCCGCATGGCCGCTCATCATGCGCCCTGCCGAACCGACGCCATGGACCGGCTTCGATGAATCCCGCTTCATGGAGACCCTCGGCACGGCGCCCATTCTTGTCGATTTCACCGCCGAATGGTGCCCGAACTGCAAGGCGCTCGAAAAGACGACCCTCTCGCCCGACAATCTCCGCCGCTGGGCCGAGCGCTGGGACCTGCACCTCGTTCAGGCCGACCTGACCGAGCCGAACCCAGCGGCATCGGCACTGCTCCAGAAGCTCGGCAGCCAGAGCATCCCGGTGGTCGCCATCTTCCCGCCGGGAGAGAACGCCCGCCGCCCCATCGTCCTGCGTGACCTGTTCACGCCAGCCCAGATGGACGAAGCCCTCAAGGACGCCCTCGAAACGCCCTGA